The proteins below are encoded in one region of Antennarius striatus isolate MH-2024 chromosome 7, ASM4005453v1, whole genome shotgun sequence:
- the LOC137599370 gene encoding cystathionine gamma-lyase-like, translated as MESNHSELEQNDIFAGFSAAFKSFASDAIHVGQEPEQWTSMAVVPLISLSTTFKQTAPGKHAGFEYSRSGNPTRNCLEKAVAALDGAKYCLALASGLAATVTITHMLKAGDGIVCMDDVYGGTNRYFQRVASELGLDVTLADLRNPEKLKAALKSNTKLVWIETPTNPTMKVVDIKTCSDLVHDYNKDIIVVVDNTFMSAYFQRPLSFGADICMYSATKYMNGHSDVVMGLVSTNRDDLHQRLKFLQNALGCVPSPFDCYLCNRGLKTLHLRMERHFQNAMAVAKFLEADPRVERVIFPGLPSHPQHELMKRQCTGCSGMITFYIKGQLEHATTFLSNLKVFAMAESLGGYESLAEHPAIMTHASVPEKERRVLGITDTLIRLSVGLEDVADIIEDLKQALTAACSPKM; from the exons ATGGAGTCAAACCACTCAGAACTAGAGCAGAACGACATATTCGCTGGTTTCAGCGCAGCTTTTAAATCGTTCGCCTCTGACGCCATTCACGTCGGCCAGGAGCCGGAGCAATGGACATCCATGGCCGTGGTTCCGCTCATATCGCTCTCCACTACGTTCAAGCAGACTGCGCCAGGAAAACACGCC GGCTTTGAATACAGCCGTAGTGGAAACCCAACAAGAAACTGTCTTGAGAAGGCTGTGGCTGCTTTGGATGGAGCCAAGTATT GCCTTGCTCTTGCATCAGGACTGGCAGCCACAGTTACTATCACTCACATGCTGAAGGCAGGCGATGGGATTGTCTGCATGGATGACGTGTATGGAG GCACAAACCGCTATTTCCAAAGAGTTGCTTCAGAACTTGGCCTGGATGTGACTCTTGCTGACTTAAGAAACCCAGAGAAGCTGAAGGCTGCTCTGAAGTCTAACACTAAA CTGGTGTGGATAGAGACACCCACCAACCCCACAATGAAGGTCGTCGACATTAAGACCTGTTCTGATTTGGTACATGATTACAACAAAGACATCATTGTGGTTGTAGACAACACTTTCATGTCTGCTTATTTTCAG CGGCCCTTAAGTTTTGGAGCTGATATCTGCATGTATTCAGCCACCAAATACATGAACG GCCACAGTGATGTCGTAATGGGTTTGGTCTCAACAAACCGGGATGATCTGCACCAGAGACTGAAGTTCCTGCAAAATG CGCTGGGCTGTGTTCCATCTCCCTTCGACTGCTACTTGTGTAACCGAGGACTTAAAACACTGCACCTACGAATGGAGCGTCACTTCCAGAACGCCATGGCTGTCGCCAAGTTCTTGGAAGCTGATCCGAGAGTGGAGCGTGTCATTTTCCCAG GCCTGCCTTCTCACCCTCAGCATGAATTAATGAAGAGACAGTGTACAGGATGTTCTGGCATGATCACTTTCTATATCAAGGGACAACTTGAGCATGCGACTACATTTCTCAGCAACTTGAAG GTATTTGCTATGGCCGAGAGTCTTGGAGGTTATGAAAGTTTAGCAGAACATCC GGCAATCATGACCCATGCATCAGTGCCAGAAAAAGAGAGACGTGTCCTGGGGATCACTGACACACTGATCCGACTCTCCGTTGGACTGGAGGATGTGGCCGACATAATCGAAGATCTGAAGCAAGCACTAACTGCTGCT TGTTCACCAAAGatgtaa